A window of Verrucomicrobiia bacterium genomic DNA:
AAGAAATCACCTCACCGCCGACTGGAGTGGGGGCATTAGAGATATCTTAGTTAAGGGCTATATCGAGTAAATAGAAAGGGCAAAGTAAGCACCTCATTGACCCACCCGGGTCTTTTTGCTATCCTCCCCATACCATTAGCACCCGCACCATGGGCGCAAGGAGAACCCGGACTTTGCAAAAAAGACACTCGTACACCCGATCAAACCTCGCCTCGCCATTACCATCGTGGCTCCCGCACAGCCTCGAGCTGCCGGAATCAACCAACTTCCAAGTGGAGGTCAACGTCATCAAGGACTTCACCGCAGAGGTGGACTTCATAGTGCAAGGCCTGTCCAGTGGCAAGGCCACGTTCAGCAACCAGTTCGACCTCATATCCTTCCTGGCGCTCATCCACCTTGTCTTTGACTACACGTTCAACGACAACAAGGACACGTTCCAGGTCCGTGAGAACTCCCGCACCGGTGGCGGCACCGGCATCCTCCTGCCACGGGAAACTGCCTTCTGGCACGACGTCCATTCGCACGCGCGGATGGGTGAGATGAGCCAGCTGGCCTCGCGCCAGAAATTCATCATCTTCTGGAAGATGTTCGAACAGCAGGGGGTTACCTTCCCGCCAACCCGCTACTACGTCAGCAAGACGGACGGCGAGAACCTGCCGGAGGGTTACCTGGTCCGCAGCGAGAAGACGGGGAATGGCTACCGGCTCGACACCCTGTTTGAGGTGGTGACCGTAACCCGAAGCTTCCACAATCCTCAGCTTCACAATTTTGGCTGCGAGGTAGACATGGACGGGCTGGACGAGGAGCTCGCCGCACACCACAAGGATGTCCTCGGGTACATCTTTGACCTCGAGTCAGTACCCCAACCCGCTTGAGCCTTACCAATCCTCCGGAGCAATCCGGAGGATTTTTTCATTAAAAAAGCCCCGTACTCAGTACGAGGCAAGGAACCAGCCTTACGTAACAACCAGTTCGGGGTAACACTCCAGGGGCTCATGGGAGGTATCCACGCAACTCTCTTTATCGAGACGAGCCATAATCTCATCCACCATCATGCCGTTAAGCAGAGGCGCCGCCTGAAGAGGGCCACCCTGCCCATCGTCGGCATCAACCTCATTCAGGTGTTCGAACGCCCGATGAATGGAGTGGTCACTGAAGTGGTCTTCGGTGAAGCAGCCTTTTTCCCGCAGATGAGCAATAAACTCTTCTACGGTTTTGGGATAGAAGGTGCGGTAATGCGCCTCTACGGCAGCATCTAGGAGGAAGGCACAAACGCCTGCCACTACCTCTTCACGGCTGGAAGCAAGTTCTTTTTCCTCCTCTTGTGAGGCTAAGGACTTGTAGTTGTTCGCGGCTGCAAGGCTAATGGTGCTTATCCATTTTCCAGGGGCACCATCTCCCGCTTCGCCGACTACGATATGTAAATCATTTGGATATTTCGCAGCTTCCAAGAAATCCTCCCGCACCACTGTGCGTAACCTATTTATATCAGAACCAACACCTTTCGCTATCTTTTTGCTACAGTTAATGCATGCGACCAGAGCTCTACCAGAACCTTGCAGAGCCTACGATCCGCTTCTGCGAAGACAACTTGGGTGGGTGGGTTGCCCAGCCCGCCAACTCTGTAAGCTCCCTGGTCATTTCGCTGGCCGGGCTCTTTATCCTTTCCCGTAAACCCCGGCACGCTTTTTCACCTTGGCTAGGTTGGACAGCCATTCTTACGGGCCTCACTTCCTTTGCCTACCATGCCAGCTTTACCTTCGTTGGGCAGCTCGCAGACTTAGGGTCGATGTTCCTGCTGGCATCCTTCCTCATTGTGGCAGCGCTGCGGCTTTCATCGTCCCGCAAAGCGTATGCAATCCTTGTGCTGGGTACGCTGATACCCCTCAGCCTTACTGCGTACTTCCGAACAGTTGCGGATTTTAACCTGGGCATCCCACTTTTTGCCGTTCTCTTAGCTAGTGCCATTTACCTAGAGATTCAAACCATTCGGCGCGAAGGTAGTTCACTGCGCTATTTTGGCCTGGGCTTCTTGGTATTCGCCACAGGTTGGCTCATCTGGCTTTTGGACTTCAAGCAGGTTTGGTGCAGCCCAACCACTTTTCACCTTATTAACGGGCACAGTTTCTGGCATGCCGCCAACGCAGCCGCCCTCCTTTTTCTCGACCAGCATTACCGGCAATTAAAGCGCTAACCATGGACCAATATGCATCAGGCAGGCACAAGCGCGTAAGTGCCAAAGCTATAATTAGAACTGAAGACGGGCACATCCTCATCGTCAAAGACCATTGGAAGGACTACTGGTCTTTTCCAGGGGGTATCGTTGAGGCAAACGAATCTCCCTTTGAAGGTGTTCAGCGTGAAGTACTAGAGGAAACAAGCCTTACCCCGGAGTGGGTTGGGTTCCTTGGCAGTTCCTACCGGCGTGATGAGAAGAAGGAAAGCCTCAACTTTACCTTTGGGGCCAGTATGTCTCGCACCGATGTGGAGGAGAATTTCAAAGCCGCTGACGGGGAAGGGGAGGCGTGGAAACTTGTGACACCTGAAGAAGCCATGACACTTCTTGAGAAACCAACTGCCGGCAACTTGCCCCAATTCTTGGCTCGCTGGGAAAACTGCAGCCTTCTGATTGAAGCCTTATGAACATTGTCTTGTTTGGTGACAGCCTCTTT
This region includes:
- a CDS encoding ceramidase domain-containing protein, which codes for MRPELYQNLAEPTIRFCEDNLGGWVAQPANSVSSLVISLAGLFILSRKPRHAFSPWLGWTAILTGLTSFAYHASFTFVGQLADLGSMFLLASFLIVAALRLSSSRKAYAILVLGTLIPLSLTAYFRTVADFNLGIPLFAVLLASAIYLEIQTIRREGSSLRYFGLGFLVFATGWLIWLLDFKQVWCSPTTFHLINGHSFWHAANAAALLFLDQHYRQLKR
- a CDS encoding NUDIX hydrolase; translation: MDQYASGRHKRVSAKAIIRTEDGHILIVKDHWKDYWSFPGGIVEANESPFEGVQREVLEETSLTPEWVGFLGSSYRRDEKKESLNFTFGASMSRTDVEENFKAADGEGEAWKLVTPEEAMTLLEKPTAGNLPQFLARWENCSLLIEAL